From a single Candidatus Thorarchaeota archaeon genomic region:
- the dapA gene encoding 4-hydroxy-tetrahydrodipicolinate synthase, which yields MGRRFVPEGVMPALVTPFTKDGDIIEDGFKQIIDYVIDKGATGIVPGGTTGEFVYLRTEERKKLLRLAVEYADGRVPVVAGTGQTSTEATVELTKYAADIGCDAALVISPFYLRPADKGYYEHYATVAYKTDFPIILYNIPQCTLGALNANVIEDLAQIDNIVAVKDSSGNIPATMELIQKLKGKLPVLIGHDECFLSAVAAGAQAAILASGNVIPHIWLEIMDKVRKGDFEGAMNLQHSVQTLSRLITRHGGAPPAKAALRMMGINAGKSRMPLDSGGTFTPELKDEIRMELEKLGLIESLNHPPITKNLNMADLFKEFGVSLTDLKTSDLMHSPQDSARYGTAANDMVSAAVAVDAKNSLLALAFVRLLTRAKIGYEALSVILEPNLPVRPSSIMLPARPIKSLRQASLFYGPVQSGTAKAIAGFLEAGKISQEEIHSSLMIIALDVDLNTRDRRAVTAAAEDAVTKALAEVWG from the coding sequence ATGGGCAGACGTTTTGTACCTGAGGGAGTCATGCCTGCTCTCGTTACTCCGTTCACAAAAGATGGTGACATCATTGAGGACGGGTTCAAGCAGATAATTGACTACGTGATCGACAAAGGTGCCACTGGTATTGTACCCGGAGGTACAACTGGCGAATTTGTGTATTTACGCACTGAAGAACGCAAGAAGCTCTTGCGTCTTGCCGTAGAGTATGCTGATGGTCGAGTACCTGTTGTCGCTGGGACCGGACAGACAAGTACGGAGGCCACTGTTGAACTGACCAAGTACGCAGCGGATATTGGCTGTGATGCCGCACTGGTCATCTCCCCATTCTATCTTCGGCCAGCTGACAAGGGCTACTACGAGCACTATGCGACGGTGGCGTACAAAACAGACTTTCCAATCATTTTGTACAATATTCCGCAATGTACTCTTGGCGCATTGAATGCAAATGTCATTGAAGACTTGGCACAGATCGATAACATTGTTGCAGTCAAGGATAGCAGTGGGAACATCCCCGCAACAATGGAACTCATTCAGAAACTGAAAGGCAAACTGCCAGTTCTGATCGGTCATGACGAATGTTTCCTCTCAGCAGTTGCAGCAGGTGCTCAGGCGGCCATTCTCGCTTCCGGGAATGTGATTCCTCACATCTGGCTCGAGATAATGGACAAGGTTCGAAAGGGTGATTTCGAGGGCGCAATGAATCTTCAGCATTCTGTCCAGACGCTCTCACGACTGATCACACGGCATGGTGGTGCTCCCCCAGCAAAGGCTGCTCTGCGAATGATGGGCATTAATGCTGGGAAATCCCGGATGCCTCTTGACTCTGGTGGCACATTCACGCCCGAGCTCAAGGATGAGATTCGTATGGAACTGGAGAAACTTGGGCTCATAGAGTCACTGAACCATCCTCCCATCACCAAGAATCTCAATATGGCTGATCTGTTCAAAGAGTTTGGCGTATCACTTACTGATCTTAAAACGTCTGACTTGATGCATAGCCCGCAAGATTCTGCGCGATACGGGACTGCCGCAAATGATATGGTTTCGGCAGCAGTCGCAGTCGATGCGAAGAATAGCCTGTTGGCCCTTGCTTTTGTACGTCTTCTGACTCGGGCCAAAATAGGATATGAAGCGCTAAGCGTGATTCTTGAGCCAAATCTTCCGGTCAGGCCCTCGAGCATTATGCTTCCTGCCCGCCCGATCAAGTCCCTTCGACAGGCCTCACTCTTTTACGGTCCTGTTCAGTCCGGTACGGCCAAGGCGATTGCGGGATTTTTGGAGGCCGGGAAGATTTCACAAGAAGAGATTCATTCAAGCCTGATGATCATCGCTCTTGATGTGGACTTGAATACACGAGACAGACGGGCTGTCACTGCTGCTGCAGAGGACGCAGTCACCAAGGCCCTTGCTGAGGTCTGGGGGTGA
- the dapA gene encoding 4-hydroxy-tetrahydrodipicolinate synthase, whose translation MEEKYRFKGVYPALVTPFDENGVNEEQFKGLIDYVIRAGATGIVPCGTTGEFTNMTFDEKVEAIRIACEAARGRVPVLAGCGAAYTNDAIKLVRRAAEFGASAALVVSPYFLKPTNKEIFEHYQKVANNSDIPIFIYNIPQVTGVPIHWTLVDGLRDIDGIEGMKDSSGNLVNLTTILVRKPENFQVVVGHDEVALPALAAGCDGAILASANIFPNRYIKMENALAQGDLKEAYLLQRSIQKAVRIIVNKGGGMAVKAALNMMGVPVGQARMPLLEGDSLSYEDIDEIRACLEDMQLIKRGPVTFKTPDRSIVAEAYPKAIGLVPDEIPDLTLLHGEALAGGNLEVAHVDLVMGLKKGPLAAALADTGKIIDGFHPSTIIKDLEPTTVFAPTVTITSESHKALVYDVAQKAVADAITRTITDRILPEELLPDIAIAVNVFVHPKAVNARRVHINNFRATRFALRRAIEGRPSTTEIVARKESARHPFAYNP comes from the coding sequence ATGGAAGAGAAATATCGTTTCAAAGGAGTATATCCTGCGCTTGTGACCCCATTTGATGAGAATGGTGTTAATGAGGAGCAGTTTAAGGGTCTCATTGACTATGTGATCCGTGCTGGTGCAACGGGGATAGTGCCATGTGGAACAACTGGTGAATTTACGAATATGACCTTTGATGAAAAGGTCGAGGCTATCCGAATTGCCTGTGAAGCCGCGAGGGGTCGTGTTCCAGTCCTCGCAGGGTGTGGTGCTGCATATACAAATGATGCTATCAAGCTGGTCCGTCGAGCTGCTGAGTTCGGGGCCTCCGCTGCGCTTGTAGTGTCCCCGTATTTTCTCAAGCCCACCAATAAAGAGATCTTTGAGCACTATCAGAAGGTTGCAAACAATAGTGACATTCCTATCTTCATCTATAACATTCCCCAGGTGACTGGCGTTCCCATTCACTGGACTCTTGTTGATGGTCTTCGTGATATTGATGGCATTGAAGGAATGAAGGACTCTAGTGGAAACCTTGTCAATCTCACGACGATACTCGTGCGCAAGCCCGAGAATTTCCAAGTCGTTGTGGGCCATGATGAGGTTGCCTTACCTGCCCTTGCTGCTGGTTGCGATGGTGCTATTCTTGCCAGTGCCAATATCTTTCCGAATCGCTATATCAAGATGGAGAACGCTCTTGCGCAGGGCGATCTCAAAGAGGCATATCTTCTCCAGCGAAGTATTCAGAAGGCCGTTCGTATCATTGTCAATAAGGGTGGCGGGATGGCTGTCAAGGCGGCTCTGAATATGATGGGCGTTCCAGTTGGTCAGGCGCGAATGCCGCTGCTCGAAGGTGATTCTCTAAGCTATGAGGACATAGATGAGATCCGTGCCTGTCTAGAGGATATGCAATTGATCAAACGCGGTCCTGTGACGTTCAAGACACCAGACCGGTCAATTGTTGCCGAGGCATACCCAAAGGCCATCGGCCTAGTTCCTGATGAGATTCCCGACCTGACACTTCTACATGGTGAGGCTCTTGCCGGAGGTAATCTGGAGGTTGCACATGTGGATCTTGTGATGGGACTCAAGAAGGGGCCACTGGCCGCAGCGCTCGCAGACACTGGTAAGATCATTGATGGTTTCCACCCCTCCACGATTATCAAGGATCTTGAGCCAACGACTGTCTTTGCTCCTACTGTGACTATTACCAGTGAGAGCCACAAAGCTCTTGTCTATGATGTTGCTCAAAAAGCAGTGGCCGATGCCATCACACGGACCATTACCGATCGCATCCTTCCTGAGGAACTGCTCCCGGACATTGCAATCGCAGTGAATGTCTTTGTTCATCCAAAGGCTGTCAATGCTCGTCGTGTCCACATCAATAATTTCCGTGCAACTCGTTTTGCGCTTCGTCGCGCTATTGAGGGGCGACCCTCTACAACGGAAATCGTGGCACGAAAGGAGTCCGCAAGGCATCCCTTTGCATACAATCCATAA
- a CDS encoding M20 family metallopeptidase yields MRADRDRIIAFARELIATNSENPPGHEAEVAKLLREHLEGYGLACKSVGSSNRPNLIFYTHEGETGPLVIHGHMDTVPVGDIKDWDYDPFAGEIHNGRLYGRGACDMKGPVAALAETMIQYVEEHPKVPLVMLATSDEESGCSGAEAVAKSGLLEGIPFGVCAEPTDLKVLVGEKGMLWTRVVARGKAAHGSRPEEGLNAITLCTDALRVLTATPYPFEDTELMGAPTINVGMIEGGVKINVVPDSCQAQIDMRLVKGQDIEGTLAEMRRRLTEAGLSDHVSVEYLHGKPAVITPSDAPIVDAALGALERVVGSRPQITAATYGTDCSVLQPKIGIVNVILGPGSIEQAHQPNEFILVDQLLQAVDVYLDTVHNIAKNTIVSGT; encoded by the coding sequence ATGCGTGCTGACAGAGATCGAATCATTGCTTTTGCCCGCGAACTCATTGCTACGAACTCCGAAAATCCTCCGGGTCACGAGGCGGAGGTTGCAAAGTTACTGCGCGAGCATCTGGAAGGATATGGACTTGCCTGTAAATCTGTAGGCTCTTCGAATCGTCCCAATTTGATTTTCTATACTCACGAGGGTGAAACTGGGCCTCTGGTCATTCATGGTCATATGGACACGGTTCCTGTAGGTGACATTAAGGACTGGGACTACGATCCTTTTGCTGGTGAGATTCACAATGGACGGCTGTATGGGCGTGGCGCCTGTGACATGAAGGGCCCGGTTGCAGCACTTGCAGAGACAATGATCCAATATGTAGAAGAGCATCCCAAGGTTCCTCTTGTAATGCTTGCTACCTCTGATGAGGAGAGTGGTTGTTCAGGGGCGGAGGCCGTGGCTAAGAGTGGTCTGCTTGAAGGAATCCCATTTGGGGTCTGTGCTGAACCGACCGACCTGAAGGTACTGGTTGGGGAAAAAGGTATGCTCTGGACTCGTGTTGTGGCACGTGGGAAAGCAGCTCATGGGTCTCGACCAGAAGAGGGACTTAATGCAATCACTCTTTGTACTGACGCTTTGAGAGTTCTTACTGCCACTCCTTATCCTTTTGAGGACACCGAGCTGATGGGTGCTCCCACCATTAATGTTGGCATGATTGAAGGTGGGGTCAAGATAAATGTGGTACCCGATAGTTGTCAGGCTCAGATAGATATGCGTCTTGTCAAGGGCCAGGACATCGAGGGTACTCTTGCTGAGATGCGTCGTCGATTGACTGAGGCGGGTCTCTCTGATCACGTGAGTGTCGAATACCTTCATGGTAAGCCCGCAGTCATCACTCCCTCGGATGCTCCTATTGTTGATGCGGCCCTTGGTGCTCTTGAGCGAGTTGTTGGTTCACGTCCACAGATCACAGCAGCGACCTATGGGACTGACTGTTCCGTCTTACAACCAAAAATAGGGATTGTCAATGTTATTCTTGGTCCCGGGTCGATAGAACAGGCACATCAACCCAATGAATTCATTCTTGTTGATCAGTTGCTACAGGCTGTAGATGTCTATCTTGACACTGTACACAATATTGCTAAAAACACGATTGTTAGTGGTACATGA
- a CDS encoding helix-turn-helix domain-containing protein: MSEKQNDLEVISALDSVNKQLLEIRKTLVEFANRIENLEQAVNSSVPQETSDPLIYSRVLMATLNAIQTFERDNGRGITAKELAAVRNVELPTIYDHLSKLEDANLVFWQRGTELGLQPYNAKFYSTSKREYSLADPKILSSLPEHIQPVARIIVRAAPKAVDRKLLLKKLMALRSRGEQPWVDLTESAVEQLLDDAIKYLLRAVLIKRKRSLKGEHFTMWQKQKK, translated from the coding sequence TTGAGTGAGAAACAAAATGATCTGGAAGTAATTTCTGCTCTGGATAGTGTCAATAAGCAGCTTTTAGAAATTAGAAAGACACTTGTAGAGTTTGCAAATCGAATTGAGAACCTAGAGCAGGCAGTCAATAGTAGTGTACCTCAAGAGACCAGTGATCCACTCATTTATTCTAGGGTATTGATGGCGACTTTGAATGCGATACAGACGTTCGAACGTGATAACGGTAGGGGGATTACTGCAAAGGAATTAGCGGCGGTCCGAAATGTGGAATTGCCAACGATATACGATCATCTCTCCAAGCTTGAAGATGCAAATCTTGTCTTTTGGCAACGTGGAACTGAGTTGGGCCTGCAGCCATATAATGCTAAATTCTACTCGACTTCAAAGCGCGAATATTCTCTTGCTGATCCAAAGATTCTTTCTTCGCTACCCGAACACATCCAGCCAGTTGCGCGAATCATTGTGCGGGCTGCACCGAAGGCTGTGGATCGTAAATTACTACTGAAGAAATTGATGGCACTTCGGTCGCGGGGCGAACAACCATGGGTTGACCTCACCGAGAGTGCGGTGGAGCAGCTTCTTGATGATGCCATTAAATATCTGCTACGCGCGGTATTGATTAAGCGCAAGCGTTCTCTTAAGGGCGAACACTTTACGATGTGGCAAAAACAGAAGAAATAG
- the larB gene encoding nickel pincer cofactor biosynthesis protein LarB, with product MSTRKKILRDLKEGRITIDEAEKRLKMWSLGKVEEFALLDSQREERSGIPEVVYGASKSIDQLIQITESMLESNGYALLTRLDEKKTVALEAQFSDQVVEIMGSGEIHTAIIRQRDWEPPVIDAKIAIITAGTSDIPYACEVEAVAYVMGVKSLVFNDVGVAGVHRLIRPLQKIIEEDVVAIVVLAGMEGALPTFIASLVDIPVIGVPIPTGYGFGGEGETALAAMLQSCAPGIAVVNIGNGIGAGAFACLIAKKSASRRIA from the coding sequence ATGAGTACTCGAAAAAAAATACTCCGCGATCTAAAAGAGGGCCGCATTACTATTGATGAGGCCGAAAAAAGACTCAAGATGTGGTCTTTAGGCAAGGTCGAAGAGTTTGCATTGCTCGACTCTCAGCGCGAGGAAAGATCCGGGATACCTGAGGTCGTCTATGGAGCGTCCAAATCAATAGATCAGTTGATACAAATAACGGAATCAATGTTGGAATCAAATGGCTATGCACTTCTGACACGCTTGGATGAGAAAAAAACGGTCGCATTAGAAGCCCAGTTTTCAGACCAAGTTGTAGAGATCATGGGTAGTGGAGAAATTCACACGGCCATTATCAGACAGAGGGACTGGGAACCACCAGTCATAGATGCAAAGATAGCAATCATAACTGCGGGCACCTCAGATATCCCCTATGCTTGTGAGGTCGAGGCTGTTGCTTATGTGATGGGCGTCAAGTCACTGGTCTTCAATGATGTGGGTGTTGCAGGAGTACACAGACTCATCAGACCACTTCAAAAGATAATTGAAGAGGATGTGGTTGCAATTGTTGTTCTTGCGGGGATGGAGGGTGCCCTTCCAACATTCATCGCATCACTGGTAGATATTCCAGTAATAGGGGTACCAATTCCAACGGGATATGGTTTCGGAGGAGAAGGAGAGACCGCCCTGGCTGCTATGTTACAGTCATGTGCACCGGGGATTGCGGTTGTCAATATTGGAAATGGAATTGGTGCTGGGGCCTTTGCCTGCCTGATCGCTAAAAAGAGTGCCTCACGGCGAATAGCATAG
- a CDS encoding alanyl-tRNA editing protein, translated as MVTELLHMHDNYLQEFDAKIIELGDGYVILDRTAFYPEGGGQSGDRGVLSDGTSEVHVIDTKKREGKIFHLLDANPPFEVGATVHGKLDWDFRYECMRFHTAQHVLSRYLQINHGLETYGNMIKPGRSRADYHPIDHFTEELKREVEAGVNEIFAKNLDVTIQFMPRDEAIAFLREKGYQVRYLEMVPATVSEFRVVMVDDYDAAACAGTHVANTREIGKIRLGKTKNVGSKKQRLYFSLEPPK; from the coding sequence ATGGTGACCGAACTGTTGCACATGCATGATAATTATCTTCAAGAATTTGATGCGAAGATTATCGAGTTGGGGGATGGGTATGTCATCTTAGACCGTACAGCATTCTATCCTGAAGGTGGCGGGCAGAGTGGTGATCGCGGGGTCTTGTCAGATGGGACCTCGGAGGTCCATGTGATTGACACAAAGAAACGCGAAGGAAAGATCTTTCATCTTCTTGACGCGAATCCACCGTTCGAAGTTGGCGCCACAGTTCATGGTAAACTAGACTGGGACTTTCGCTATGAGTGCATGCGCTTTCACACTGCACAGCACGTTCTTTCACGATATCTACAGATCAATCACGGGCTTGAGACCTACGGGAACATGATCAAGCCGGGACGGAGCCGTGCGGATTATCATCCGATTGATCATTTTACTGAGGAGCTTAAGCGCGAAGTCGAGGCTGGTGTAAACGAAATCTTTGCCAAGAATCTTGATGTGACGATTCAGTTCATGCCTCGTGATGAAGCGATTGCGTTCTTGAGGGAAAAGGGGTATCAGGTGCGTTATCTGGAGATGGTCCCTGCTACTGTATCGGAGTTTCGAGTTGTCATGGTCGATGATTATGATGCGGCCGCCTGTGCAGGAACCCATGTTGCCAACACTCGGGAGATTGGCAAGATCCGACTGGGAAAGACGAAGAATGTAGGTTCCAAAAAACAGCGACTTTACTTCAGTCTGGAGCCTCCAAAATGA
- a CDS encoding NDP-sugar synthase codes for MKALVLTAGRGNRLRPITSNRSKSMLMIAGRPVLEYIIESLRENGIKDIVMIVGHGREEIMTFFQQGGDFDVRIRYIVQHEQKGVEDAMLLAREEIDSDTEFLLVNGDVLVEPDMVKRTLTNHENMDADVTMLVTLVPNPEQFGTVKIGRNGIVERMVEKGGPDRYVSNYAVGGVTVFTTEIFDYLLKHDTMELAIEAMISERKKITATVWEREWAEFTWPWDILKANRIVMDRILRGRGTFIAESAEIHKNVVLEGPVYIGEESIIRPGTTLRGPVYIGKGVYVGNNSLVRDYASLCEGVHLGYAVEVRNSMVFDRVNVGRMTYLADSIVGADTCIEAGAQMWNWRPGSESLFLQYNDQRVQIPMSKFGSIVGDGVIIGVNSSIYPAIRIGENSLIAPGCIINEDIPPSSLVQVEQKLKIKHRKE; via the coding sequence ATGAAAGCGCTTGTCTTGACCGCCGGACGTGGGAATCGTCTGCGTCCCATTACTTCAAACCGTTCGAAATCTATGTTGATGATCGCAGGTCGTCCTGTGTTGGAATATATTATTGAGAGTCTCAGGGAGAATGGGATCAAAGACATAGTAATGATTGTGGGCCATGGTCGTGAGGAGATAATGACCTTCTTTCAGCAGGGTGGCGATTTTGATGTGCGAATTCGCTATATCGTTCAGCATGAGCAGAAGGGCGTTGAGGATGCTATGTTGTTGGCTCGTGAGGAGATCGATTCAGATACTGAGTTTCTCCTTGTGAACGGTGATGTACTTGTCGAGCCCGATATGGTGAAGCGCACTCTTACGAATCATGAAAATATGGATGCCGACGTCACAATGTTAGTGACTTTGGTTCCCAATCCAGAGCAGTTTGGTACCGTAAAGATTGGACGTAATGGTATTGTCGAACGAATGGTTGAGAAAGGTGGTCCCGATCGTTATGTCAGTAATTATGCTGTTGGTGGTGTAACGGTCTTCACGACTGAGATCTTTGACTATCTCCTCAAACATGATACAATGGAGCTGGCAATCGAAGCAATGATCTCAGAACGCAAAAAGATTACAGCAACAGTGTGGGAGCGTGAGTGGGCAGAGTTTACGTGGCCTTGGGATATTCTTAAGGCGAACCGGATTGTGATGGATCGGATTCTGCGTGGGCGCGGCACATTCATTGCAGAATCGGCTGAGATCCATAAGAATGTAGTACTTGAAGGTCCCGTGTACATTGGAGAAGAGAGCATTATCCGGCCAGGCACCACTCTTCGTGGGCCCGTGTATATTGGCAAGGGTGTGTATGTTGGGAATAATTCTCTTGTACGAGATTATGCAAGTCTCTGTGAAGGTGTTCATCTTGGGTATGCGGTAGAAGTCCGTAACTCGATGGTCTTTGACCGAGTGAATGTAGGGCGCATGACCTATCTTGCGGATTCGATAGTTGGGGCTGATACTTGCATTGAGGCGGGAGCACAGATGTGGAATTGGCGTCCAGGGAGCGAGTCCCTCTTTCTACAATACAATGATCAGCGTGTCCAGATTCCCATGAGCAAATTTGGATCTATTGTGGGGGATGGTGTTATCATTGGAGTTAACTCCTCTATCTATCCTGCTATTCGAATTGGAGAGAACTCGCTTATTGCTCCGGGCTGCATTATTAATGAAGATATTCCGCCTAGCAGTCTAGTGCAGGTGGAACAAAAACTAAAGATCAAACACCGTAAAGAATAA
- a CDS encoding 40S ribosomal protein S25 — protein sequence MSKKKWGKSAARHEKIVRDAIPKPETLEEIDNYISKARSITVYDIAHRFGIRLSTARKLLREKEAQGMIVPYIRESGFVVYTTPSELENKDSKPIVISDVLEEVATFTPSETFLTDEMEAELALAAAEAIRAVKPSKMMRRRREAGTKKERAKDRRPEVIVEPLEKKETEVKAEEKPKKKTTKKKTEVKAEEKPKKKTTKKKTEAEAEEKPKKKTTKKKAESEKAEEKPKKKTTKKKSSE from the coding sequence GTGAGCAAAAAGAAATGGGGAAAGAGCGCAGCACGACACGAAAAGATCGTTCGTGATGCTATTCCAAAACCTGAAACTCTTGAAGAGATTGATAATTATATTTCAAAGGCCCGTTCTATTACCGTGTATGATATTGCACATCGGTTTGGGATTCGGCTCAGTACTGCACGTAAACTTCTCCGTGAGAAAGAAGCACAGGGAATGATCGTGCCATATATTCGTGAGAGCGGATTCGTTGTCTATACAACCCCCAGCGAGCTGGAGAACAAAGATTCCAAACCCATTGTCATATCAGATGTTCTTGAAGAAGTTGCAACATTCACACCTTCTGAAACATTCCTTACTGATGAGATGGAAGCAGAATTGGCTCTTGCGGCAGCCGAAGCCATCCGCGCAGTAAAACCATCAAAGATGATGCGACGACGACGCGAGGCTGGTACCAAGAAGGAACGTGCCAAGGATCGTCGGCCAGAAGTCATTGTTGAACCACTTGAGAAAAAGGAGACCGAGGTCAAGGCCGAAGAGAAACCCAAGAAGAAGACCACAAAGAAGAAGACCGAGGTCAAGGCCGAAGAGAAACCCAAGAAGAAGACCACAAAGAAGAAGACCGAGGCCGAGGCTGAAGAGAAGCCTAAGAAGAAGACCACAAAGAAAAAGGCTGAATCGGAAAAGGCCGAAGAGAAACCCAAGAAGAAGACCACAAAGAAGAAGTCTTCAGAATAG
- a CDS encoding GTP-binding protein: MIRGIYILNSLSMVYSKEYSENSLTDSFIEFFVSLAQFLQAVQIGESIEHMNIGSWRIFYATREPFTFIIFADKADDMTQIEERFGQLIAVFMKDFANLAAANQPLTGFDEKVDEIAVTMVKVAILGYAGVGKTTTLHLLRGETLPLIHDPTIGVSIKKLPEEVENANIVLWDLAGQARFSILWAKMIANAQVVIIVTDSTLENVLRSKKLVSLVKEEVPDARIIGIANKQDLPTALTPERVGQILGIPTYELVAIDISYRDRLIQIIRKAILEGKSDSK, translated from the coding sequence ATGATCAGGGGAATTTACATCCTTAACAGTCTAAGCATGGTGTATTCAAAAGAGTACTCTGAAAACAGCCTTACAGATAGCTTTATCGAGTTCTTTGTGAGTCTCGCCCAGTTTCTCCAAGCAGTACAGATTGGTGAAAGTATCGAACACATGAATATTGGATCATGGAGAATTTTCTATGCGACACGAGAACCTTTCACATTCATCATCTTTGCAGACAAGGCAGATGACATGACTCAAATCGAAGAGCGATTCGGTCAACTTATTGCGGTTTTTATGAAAGACTTTGCAAATCTTGCAGCCGCAAATCAACCGCTCACCGGTTTTGACGAGAAGGTTGACGAGATCGCTGTCACCATGGTCAAGGTGGCCATCCTCGGATATGCGGGGGTCGGTAAGACAACCACATTACACCTGTTGCGTGGTGAAACCTTACCACTCATTCACGACCCAACAATAGGCGTCAGCATCAAAAAATTACCAGAAGAAGTTGAGAATGCCAACATCGTCTTGTGGGATCTCGCAGGACAGGCACGCTTCAGTATCCTATGGGCAAAGATGATCGCAAACGCCCAAGTGGTCATCATCGTCACTGATAGCACCCTTGAGAACGTATTGCGAAGCAAGAAACTGGTGTCCCTTGTGAAAGAAGAGGTCCCAGATGCACGAATCATTGGGATTGCCAATAAACAGGATCTACCGACTGCCCTGACACCTGAGAGAGTAGGTCAAATTTTAGGAATACCCACATATGAGCTGGTGGCAATCGATATATCATACAGGGACCGGCTAATACAGATCATCCGGAAAGCAATCTTAGAAGGAAAGAGCGACAGTAAATAA